One region of Salvia miltiorrhiza cultivar Shanhuang (shh) chromosome 3, IMPLAD_Smil_shh, whole genome shotgun sequence genomic DNA includes:
- the LOC131017972 gene encoding cation/H(+) antiporter 18-like: MASNGTVKCPAPMKATSNGVFQGDDPLDFALPLLILQICLVVVLTRVLAYLLRPLRQPRVIAEIIGGIILGPSVLGRNEKYLHTIFPARSLTVLDTVANLGLLFFLFLVGLEIDPASLRRTGKAALSIALAGITLPFALGIGTSFVFRATISTGVSQAPFLVFMGVALSITAFPVLARILAELKLLTTDVGRMAMSAAAVNDVAAWVLLALAIALSGTDHSPLVAVWVFLCGSGFIILCIFVGPPIFKWMSHRCPEGHQVDEIYICATLAAVLAAGFVTDAIGIHALFGAFVLGVLVPKHGAFTGALVEKVEDLVSGLFLPLYFVSSGLKTNVATIQGANSWGLLVLVIITACSGKIAGTVLVSLFCKIPFKEALTLGFLMNTKGLVELIVLNIGKDRGVLNDQTFAIMVLMALFTTFMTTPIVVRIYKPARLAAAVVEYKRRSIQKKEEASNAELRLLVCFHSTRNIASLINLMEASRGMGNRRGLRVYAMHMMELSERSSAIVMAHKARNNGMPFWNRKRSSDPNHIVVAFEAFEHLSQVSVRPATAISAMSSMHVDICNGAAKKRAAMIVLPFHKHQRLDGRLETIRYDFRLVNRRVLEHAPCSVAIFVDRGLGGTAYVATSNVNYAVTAFFFGGPDDREALSYGALMAEHPGIAFNVVRFLVDPSLAGEDIQLGIDDNQSSTPEDRSKDEEFLADLKEKVAKNGSIRLQEVVVSNAAEAVEAMRAHDRCNLFVVGRMSEGQLAAALKSHSDCPELGPVGNLLISSEFSTKPSVLVVQQYRAQLTGDSLNSLRIEDVAEESDSQ, encoded by the exons ATGGCATCGAATGGAACAGTAAAATGTCCAGCACCGATGAAGGCGACTTCTAATGGAGTCTTCCAAGGAGACGATCCTCTCGACTTTGCGCTGCCTCTGCTGATACTGCAGATATGCCTCGTGGTCGTGCTCACCAGAGTGCTCGCCTATCTCCTCAGGCCGTTGAGACAACCACGTGTCATTGCGGAGATTATT GGTGGAATAATACTAGGTCCATCTGTTTTAGGCCGCAATGAGAAGTATCTCCACACCATTTTCCCAGCAAGGAGCCTCACAGTCTTGGACACCGTTGCTAATCTCGGcctcctcttcttcctcttcctcgTTGGCCTCGAAATCGACCCAGCATCTCTCCGTAGGACCGGAAAGGCCGCCCTAAGCATTGCCCTCGCTGGAATCACCCTCCCATTCGCCTTAGGAATCGGGACCTCGTTCGTGTTCAGGGCCACTATCTCCACAGGCGTAAGCCAGGCCCCGTTTCTCGTATTCATGGGAGTTGCCCTCTCCATCACCGCCTTCCCGGTGCTGGCGCGCATCCTGGCCGAGCTGAAGCTGCTAACCACCGACGTTGGCCGTATGGCCATGTCCGCTGCTGCTGTCAACGACGTGGCTGCTTGGGTCCTGCTTGCTCTGGCTATCGCCTTATCCGGCACGGACCATTCTCCCCTTGTGGCGGTGTGGGTATTCCTCTGTGGCTCGGGTTTTATAATCCTTTGCATATTTGTTGGCCCACCTATTTTCAAATGGATGTCACACCGCTGCCCTGAGGGCCATCAAGTAGATGAAATATACATATGTGCCACATTAGCTGCTGTTTTGGCCGCCGGTTTTGTTACTGATGCTATAGGAATCCATGCGCTCTTCGGGGCTTTTGTCCTTGGAGTTCTCGTCCCTAAACACGGAGCCTTCACCGGTGCCCTGGTCGAGAAAGTTGAGGACCTCGTCTCTGGTCTGTTCCTTCCTCTGTATTTCGTCTCAAGTGGCCTCAAGACGAATGTGGCCACCATTCAGGGGGCTAATTCGTGGGGTCTTCTTGTGTTAGTCATAATCACGGCGTGTTCTGGGAAGATAGCTGGAACAGTTCTGGTCTCTCTTTTCTGTAAGATCCCTTTCAAAGAGGCTCTCACACTTGGTTTCCTAATGAACACAAAAGGTCTGGTGGAGCTCATCGTGCTCAACATAGGGAAAGACAGGGGAGTGTTGAACGATCAAACATTTGCTATTATGGTTTTGATGGCGTTGTTCACAACGTTCATGACGACGCCGATCGTTGTGAGGATATACAAGCCTGCTCGGTTGGCGGCGGCTGTGGTGGAGTACAAGCGGAGGAGCATACAGAAGAAGGAGGAGGCTTCGAATGCGGAGCTCCGCCTCCTCGTCTGCTTCCACAGCACCAGGAACATAGCGTCGCTGATCAACCTGATGGAGGCGTCACGTGGCATGGGGAACCGGCGCGGGCTCCGCGTCTACGCCATGCACATGATGGAGCTGTCGGAGAGATCCTCTGCGATAGTGATGGCGCACAAGGCAAGGAACAACGGCATGCCGTTCTGGAACCGGAAACGCAGCTCCGACCCCAATCACATTGTCGTCGCTTTCGAGGCCTTCGAGCATCTCAGCCAGGTCTCGGTCCGGCCGGCCACCGCGATCTCGGCCATGTCGAGCATGCACGTCGACATCTGCAACGGCGCCGCGAAGAAGAGGGCGGCGATGATCGTGCTGCCGTTCCACAAGCATCAGCGGCTCGACGGCCGGCTCGAGACGATCCGGTACGATTTTAGGCTGGTGAACCGGAGGGTCCTCGAGCACGCGCCCTGCTCCGTTGCTATCTTCGTCGACCGGGGCCTGGGCGGGACGGCGTATGTGGCCACGAGCAACGTGAACTACGCCGTCACGGCCTTCTTCTTCGGGGGCCCTGATGACCGTGAGGCTCTCTCCTACGGGGCCCTCATGGCGGAGCACCCCGGCATAGCCTTCAACGTCGTTCGTTTCCTTGTGGACCCCTCCCTCGCTGGTGAGGATATCCAGTTAGGCATTGATGATAATCAAAGTAGCACACCAGAAGATCGATCGAAGGATGAGGAGTTTCTTGCGGATTTGAAAGAGAAAGTGGCGAAGAATGGATCCATCAGATTGCAAGAGGTCGTGGTGAGCAATGCGGCGGAGGCAGTCGAAGCAATGCGTGCGCACGACCGTTGCAATCTGTTTGTGGTGGGAAGAATGTCGGAGGGGCAGTTAGCTGCGGCTCTTAAGAGCCATAGCGACT